One Bacteroidota bacterium genomic window carries:
- a CDS encoding redoxin domain-containing protein, whose translation MLQIGDKMPDFNLLGVWGKMRNNYEYADKYALAIIFTCNSNKYSQAYSERLIKLFDQYEEDNFAIIGINSNDDSQSPEDTMEMMVKAAYHYKLHERNFLYVKDDTQEVAKTFGASYNPEVFLFNSKRELVYKGAIDDAWENETVVTQAYLEDAVEYCLDGIDVDFPEVPVTFGEPIIWKPGNEPEYAKMKS comes from the coding sequence ATGCTGCAAATTGGTGATAAAATGCCCGACTTTAATCTATTGGGCGTTTGGGGCAAAATGAGAAACAATTACGAGTATGCCGATAAATATGCATTGGCAATTATTTTTACTTGTAATAGCAACAAGTACTCACAGGCATACAGCGAGCGTTTGATTAAGCTGTTTGACCAATACGAGGAAGACAACTTTGCTATTATTGGTATTAACAGCAACGATGATAGCCAATCGCCCGAAGACACCATGGAAATGATGGTGAAAGCGGCCTACCACTACAAATTGCATGAGCGTAATTTTTTATATGTAAAAGATGACACGCAAGAGGTGGCCAAAACCTTCGGTGCCAGTTACAATCCTGAAGTATTTCTGTTCAACTCTAAACGCGAACTAGTGTATAAGGGGGCTATTGATGATGCTTGGGAAAACGAAACCGTAGTAACCCAAGCATATCTTGAAGATGCTGTTGAGTATTGCCTTGACGGTATTGATGTTGATTTTCCTGAAGTGCCCGTTACATTTGGCGAGCCCATTATTTGGAAGCCCGGCAACGAGCCTGAATACGCAAAAATGAAATCTTAA
- a CDS encoding SDR family oxidoreductase yields the protein MNSNGFTNKVVIITGASSGIGAACALEFDAQGAKVVLAARNADKLQEVASRLKNQYLVVQADVSVEADCKRLIDETVAAFGKVDVLVNNAGITMRALFNDAELDVIRRLMDINFWGTVYCTKFALPHLLKTKGSVIGVSSIAGFKGLPGRTGYSASKFAMQGFLESLRIENHKTGLHVLIACPGYTASNIRNVGLNKDGKAQGESPFDESKLMSAEEVAAHIARATRKRKKYLVLTPLGKLTVWLNRFFPSYIDGMVYNSVAKEKDSPFK from the coding sequence CTGAACTCCAACGGTTTCACAAACAAAGTAGTAATTATTACCGGTGCTTCGTCGGGTATTGGTGCTGCTTGTGCGCTTGAGTTTGATGCTCAGGGAGCAAAGGTAGTGCTGGCTGCACGCAATGCCGATAAATTACAAGAAGTAGCAAGCCGACTAAAAAACCAATATCTGGTTGTACAAGCCGATGTTTCGGTTGAGGCCGATTGTAAACGGTTGATAGATGAAACGGTGGCCGCTTTTGGTAAGGTGGATGTGCTTGTAAACAATGCGGGGATAACCATGCGCGCCTTGTTTAACGATGCTGAGTTGGATGTAATACGCCGCCTGATGGACATTAATTTTTGGGGCACAGTGTATTGTACAAAATTTGCCTTGCCGCACTTACTTAAAACCAAAGGCAGTGTGATTGGAGTATCATCGATAGCAGGGTTTAAGGGATTACCCGGACGCACGGGATATTCAGCCTCAAAATTTGCCATGCAGGGCTTTTTAGAGTCGCTGCGTATAGAAAACCACAAAACCGGCTTGCACGTCCTGATAGCCTGCCCGGGTTACACGGCCAGCAACATACGCAATGTGGGCTTAAATAAAGACGGCAAAGCGCAAGGCGAAAGCCCCTTTGACGAAAGCAAGCTAATGAGTGCCGAAGAGGTAGCCGCGCACATTGCCCGTGCCACCCGAAAGCGCAAAAAGTATCTCGTACTTACACCATTGGGCAAACTTACCGTTTGGCTCAACCGCTTCTTTCCGTCGTACATAGATGGAATGGTGTATAATAGTGTGGCTAAGGAGAAAGACTCGCCGTTTAAGTAG
- a CDS encoding arginine--tRNA ligase: protein MSIEHVLQQNISKAIEALYGAAVEVASIKLETTNADFEGDYTFVVFPYLRTSKKNPEQTATDIGGFLKGNCAEVGDFNVVKGFLNLVISQSYWLNTFYSTVVPNADFGRTTAGKGHKVMVEYSSPNTNKPLHLGHIRNNLLGYSVSQILEFNGYEVVKANLINDRGIHICKSMLAWQKFGNGETPQSSGLKGDHLVGKYYVEFDKHYKAEINELRASGKKEEEAEKTAPLILEAQEMLRKWEAGDEEVMNLWKTMNGWVYEGFDATYKRLGVSFNKFYYESQTYLLGKEIVQEGLDKGVFYRQEDSSVWIDLTAENLDKKLLLRRDGTSVYMTQDLGTADKKYEEYGCDKSVYVVGNEQDYHFKVLFSILKKMGKSYADGLFHLSYGMVDLPSGKMKSREGTVVDADDLMDEMHSTARELTMELGKIEGFNAEEQTELFETLGLGALKYFLLRVDPVKRLLFDPKESIDFAGNTGPFIQYTHARICSLLKNIEESGFKTGTDMPATILPHERDMIVWLAQFPKAVEDAGRDYNPALIASYTYELAKLYNRFYHDSPVNKEPDAVLKSFRVLLTQATGRVLKQGLRLLGIKAPERM from the coding sequence ATGAGTATTGAGCACGTATTACAGCAAAACATTTCAAAAGCCATTGAAGCCCTTTACGGCGCAGCCGTTGAAGTGGCAAGTATAAAGTTGGAAACCACCAACGCCGATTTTGAGGGCGATTACACCTTTGTGGTGTTTCCTTACTTGCGAACCAGCAAAAAGAATCCTGAACAAACCGCTACTGATATTGGTGGTTTTTTGAAGGGAAATTGTGCTGAAGTGGGTGACTTTAACGTAGTAAAAGGCTTTTTGAACCTTGTAATCAGTCAAAGCTACTGGTTAAACACATTTTACAGCACGGTGGTTCCCAATGCTGATTTTGGTCGCACCACTGCGGGCAAAGGTCATAAGGTGATGGTTGAGTATTCATCGCCCAATACCAACAAACCCCTGCATTTAGGCCACATACGTAATAACCTGTTGGGTTATAGCGTGAGCCAGATATTAGAATTTAACGGCTACGAGGTGGTGAAAGCCAACCTGATAAACGACCGTGGCATACACATTTGCAAAAGTATGCTGGCATGGCAAAAGTTTGGCAACGGCGAAACCCCACAAAGCAGCGGCCTGAAAGGTGACCATTTGGTGGGCAAGTATTATGTGGAGTTTGATAAGCACTACAAGGCTGAAATAAACGAATTAAGAGCTTCGGGCAAGAAGGAAGAAGAGGCTGAAAAAACAGCACCTTTGATTTTAGAAGCCCAAGAAATGCTGCGCAAGTGGGAGGCAGGGGATGAGGAGGTGATGAACCTTTGGAAAACCATGAATGGTTGGGTGTATGAAGGGTTTGATGCCACCTACAAGCGGTTGGGAGTTAGCTTTAATAAGTTTTATTACGAAAGCCAAACCTATTTGCTGGGCAAAGAAATAGTACAGGAAGGTTTAGACAAAGGCGTGTTTTACCGCCAAGAAGATAGCAGTGTGTGGATTGACCTTACCGCCGAGAATTTGGATAAAAAGCTACTGTTGCGTAGGGACGGTACTTCGGTGTACATGACACAAGATTTGGGTACTGCCGATAAAAAGTACGAAGAATACGGCTGCGATAAATCAGTATATGTGGTGGGCAATGAGCAGGATTACCATTTTAAGGTGTTGTTCTCTATCCTTAAAAAGATGGGTAAAAGCTATGCCGACGGCTTGTTTCATTTGAGTTACGGGATGGTGGATTTGCCCAGCGGTAAAATGAAATCGCGCGAGGGTACGGTAGTAGATGCTGACGATTTGATGGACGAAATGCACAGCACCGCCCGCGAGCTTACGATGGAGTTGGGCAAGATAGAAGGCTTTAATGCAGAGGAACAAACTGAGTTGTTTGAAACTTTGGGATTAGGAGCGCTGAAATATTTCTTATTGCGTGTTGACCCTGTGAAACGCTTACTTTTCGACCCTAAAGAAAGTATTGATTTTGCAGGAAATACAGGGCCTTTTATACAATACACCCATGCCCGTATTTGCTCGTTGTTAAAGAATATCGAGGAGAGCGGATTCAAAACGGGTACTGATATGCCCGCTACTATATTGCCCCACGAGCGGGATATGATTGTGTGGTTGGCTCAATTCCCCAAAGCGGTGGAAGATGCAGGCCGCGATTATAACCCAGCCCTAATTGCTTCTTATACCTACGAGTTAGCAAAATTATATAACCGTTTCTACCACGATTCACCCGTGAACAAAGAACCTGATGCAGTGCTTAAATCGTTCCGTGTGTTGCTTACCCAAGCCACCGGCCGTGTGTTAAAACAGGGCTTGCGCTTGCTGGGTATCAAAGCCCCCGAAAGGATGTAG
- a CDS encoding DUF1003 domain-containing protein has product MPTTQHGTCVVCKKQYPVSQLHPYFLVRNNLTNLICADFPSFGQGDFICADDLNAYRSKYIAQLLKGEGESLNQFEEEILDNLKKEELYVQKLYDEYDRQLTYWDKLADRIASFGGSWKFISIFGGFILLWIAINIFLLTQDAFDPYPFILLNLILSCLAAIQAPVIMMSQNRMEERDRMRAENDFKINMKAEIEIKILHEKMDHLITNQWQKLLEIQQIQIELMEEMRKKQK; this is encoded by the coding sequence ATGCCAACTACTCAACATGGCACCTGTGTTGTTTGCAAAAAGCAATACCCTGTATCACAGTTACACCCTTATTTTTTAGTCAGAAATAACTTAACAAACCTTATCTGTGCTGATTTTCCCAGCTTTGGTCAAGGTGATTTTATTTGTGCGGATGACTTAAACGCCTACCGTTCTAAATACATTGCCCAATTGTTGAAGGGCGAGGGGGAATCATTAAACCAGTTTGAAGAGGAGATACTGGACAATCTTAAAAAGGAAGAGTTGTATGTGCAGAAGCTATACGATGAGTACGACCGACAACTAACCTATTGGGATAAACTAGCCGATAGAATTGCCAGCTTTGGCGGTAGTTGGAAGTTTATCAGCATTTTTGGCGGCTTTATATTGCTGTGGATAGCTATTAATATTTTTTTGCTCACACAAGATGCCTTCGATCCTTATCCGTTTATATTGTTAAACCTTATTTTGTCTTGTTTGGCAGCCATACAAGCTCCGGTGATAATGATGAGCCAAAACCGTATGGAGGAGCGCGACCGTATGCGTGCCGAAAACGATTTTAAAATAAACATGAAGGCCGAGATTGAGATAAAGATATTGCACGAAAAGATGGACCACTTGATTACAAATCAATGGCAAAAGCTGTTGGAGATACAGCAAATACAAATTGAATTGATGGAAGAAATGCGTAAAAAGCAGAAATGA
- a CDS encoding NAD-dependent deacylase → MKKKLVVLTGAGMSAESGIKTFRDSDGLWENHDVMEVASIDGWRKNPQLVMEFYNQRRKQLFEVVPNAGHIGLAELEQDFDVHIITQNVDDLHERAGSTNIIHLHGELKKVRSIMDEELVYTLDGWELKMGDTAEDGAQLRPHIVWFGEEVPMMENAAVITYGADILVVIGTSLQVYPAAGLMHYAPAHIPKFLIDPKGEPVNGVKNLTVLNKTATEGVAELKILLSEL, encoded by the coding sequence ATGAAAAAGAAACTGGTAGTGCTTACCGGCGCGGGTATGAGTGCCGAAAGCGGAATAAAAACATTTAGAGACAGCGACGGTTTGTGGGAAAACCACGATGTGATGGAAGTAGCAAGTATTGACGGTTGGCGTAAGAACCCGCAACTGGTGATGGAGTTTTATAACCAACGCCGCAAACAGTTGTTTGAGGTAGTACCCAATGCAGGGCATATAGGGCTTGCTGAACTGGAGCAGGATTTTGATGTACATATAATCACACAAAATGTAGATGACTTGCACGAACGTGCAGGCTCAACCAATATTATCCATTTGCACGGTGAATTAAAGAAAGTGCGCAGCATTATGGACGAGGAGTTGGTGTACACCCTTGACGGTTGGGAACTTAAAATGGGCGATACTGCCGAGGACGGTGCGCAACTTCGTCCGCACATTGTGTGGTTTGGCGAAGAAGTACCTATGATGGAGAATGCGGCAGTGATAACCTATGGCGCCGATATATTGGTGGTAATCGGTACATCGTTGCAGGTGTATCCTGCGGCGGGCTTGATGCATTATGCACCGGCTCATATTCCTAAATTTTTGATTGACCCTAAAGGTGAACCCGTAAACGGGGTTAAAAACCTAACCGTACTAAACAAAACAGCCACCGAAGGGGTGGCTGAATTGAAAATATTGTTGTCGGAACTGTAA
- a CDS encoding c-type cytochrome, with the protein MKNVTVKLSAMAASVMLLVAACKRDTQRTELPYEKPELPATSFDYTSNLSGIFTGIEVTNDKATLGRVLFYDKHLSFNNAVSCGSCHKQEKAFADDKRFSEGFIGEIGARNTPPIFNLTSGANLFWDARANNLSDMVLMPIKHREEMGLEDIKVLENKLAEIPYYPELFKSAFGSKKITVNKISEALASFLISIRANNSPYDKAMRGTHTLNPEQQRGSTLYFTKLHCQECHKDANNTFSYMPEVFNIGLESKYKDEGRKGITNSSQDEGFFKAPQLRNLAFTAPYMHDGRFATLEEVVEHYNSEVVNHPNVSRQLSEVKPFGGWGNNNGGQVVRNKHGMPTLELTEDDKKDLIAFLKAMSDESMVKDPKFADPFKQ; encoded by the coding sequence ATGAAAAACGTAACCGTAAAATTATCTGCAATGGCCGCATCGGTGATGCTTTTGGTAGCGGCCTGTAAACGCGACACACAGCGTACTGAATTACCTTACGAAAAACCTGAACTTCCGGCTACTTCATTTGATTACACCAGCAACTTGTCGGGGATTTTTACAGGTATTGAAGTTACTAATGATAAGGCTACTTTGGGTAGGGTATTGTTTTATGATAAGCACTTATCGTTTAACAATGCGGTATCCTGCGGCAGCTGTCACAAACAAGAAAAAGCTTTTGCCGACGACAAACGCTTTAGCGAAGGTTTTATTGGTGAAATTGGTGCCCGAAACACCCCTCCTATTTTTAACCTTACTTCAGGTGCCAATTTATTTTGGGATGCCCGTGCCAACAACTTATCCGACATGGTGTTGATGCCTATCAAACACCGCGAGGAAATGGGGTTAGAGGATATTAAAGTGCTTGAAAACAAACTTGCCGAAATACCTTATTACCCTGAATTGTTTAAGAGTGCTTTTGGCAGTAAAAAGATTACTGTTAACAAAATAAGCGAAGCACTGGCCAGCTTCCTGATATCAATACGCGCCAATAACTCGCCTTATGACAAGGCAATGAGGGGTACACACACGTTGAATCCTGAGCAACAACGAGGTAGTACTTTGTACTTTACCAAGTTGCATTGCCAAGAATGCCACAAAGACGCTAATAATACGTTTTCGTATATGCCTGAAGTGTTTAACATCGGCCTTGAAAGCAAGTATAAAGACGAAGGTCGTAAGGGTATTACCAACTCTTCGCAAGACGAGGGTTTCTTTAAAGCCCCACAACTTCGTAACCTTGCCTTTACTGCTCCTTATATGCACGACGGACGTTTTGCCACCCTTGAAGAAGTAGTTGAACACTACAACTCTGAAGTGGTGAACCACCCCAATGTTTCGCGCCAATTAAGCGAAGTAAAACCATTTGGAGGCTGGGGCAACAACAACGGCGGCCAAGTAGTGCGCAACAAACACGGAATGCCAACCTTGGAACTTACCGAAGATGATAAAAAAGACTTGATTGCTTTCTTAAAGGCAATGTCAGACGAGAGTATGGTAAAAGACCCCAAATTTGCTGACCCGTTTAAACAATAA
- a CDS encoding c-type cytochrome, translating to MKTNTIKWASLFASALLLAVACKREAPKNEESFKAPLLAQSAFDYESGTTHVFFFDRQGNRITINNDVAALGRVLFYEKFMSVNNAVSCGSCHKQENAFADPNRFSAGFAAGLGTRNAPPIFNLAGSGNFFWDSRANDLREMVLMPIRHNVEMGMEKIEMLETKLNKVPYYAELFNKAFGSSQVTTKGISEALTQFILSIRSENTLFEKIGIDALNAQEKQGFEVFSGLHCQTCHGPATAPYYNSASFNIGLEKNYTDKGMGERVSFPEAEGLFKAPPLRNLAVTAPYMHDGRFATLEEVVDHYNSGVVDHANVSPQLRIVDPNSGGWGNNNTSSPKLNQFGMPTLELTPDEKADLVAFLKALKDNKLLTDSKYSDPFNY from the coding sequence ATGAAAACTAACACTATCAAATGGGCATCATTATTTGCATCGGCTTTGCTATTGGCCGTTGCATGTAAACGGGAAGCTCCAAAAAATGAAGAAAGTTTTAAAGCGCCTTTGCTAGCTCAATCTGCCTTTGATTACGAATCAGGGACTACTCATGTATTTTTCTTTGACAGACAAGGAAATAGAATAACAATTAATAACGACGTAGCTGCACTGGGAAGGGTATTGTTCTATGAGAAGTTCATGTCGGTAAACAATGCGGTATCATGCGGCAGTTGCCATAAACAAGAAAACGCCTTTGCCGACCCTAACCGTTTTAGCGCGGGCTTTGCAGCCGGATTAGGAACAAGAAATGCACCGCCAATATTTAACCTTGCCGGAAGTGGTAACTTTTTTTGGGACAGCCGAGCCAACGATTTGCGTGAAATGGTGCTGATGCCAATACGCCACAATGTGGAAATGGGCATGGAAAAAATAGAAATGCTTGAGACAAAGCTAAACAAAGTGCCTTACTATGCCGAATTGTTTAACAAAGCTTTCGGTTCATCGCAAGTAACCACAAAAGGTATTAGCGAAGCGTTAACGCAGTTTATTCTTTCAATTCGTTCTGAAAACACATTGTTTGAAAAGATTGGCATTGATGCACTAAATGCACAAGAAAAACAGGGCTTTGAAGTTTTTAGCGGCCTACATTGCCAAACCTGCCATGGTCCCGCTACTGCGCCCTATTACAACAGCGCCTCGTTTAACATAGGACTTGAAAAAAATTACACAGATAAGGGAATGGGCGAACGTGTAAGTTTTCCTGAAGCTGAAGGTCTTTTTAAAGCCCCCCCTTTACGCAACCTTGCCGTAACAGCTCCTTATATGCACGACGGACGTTTTGCAACGCTTGAAGAAGTGGTTGATCATTATAATTCAGGCGTAGTAGACCATGCTAATGTGTCGCCTCAGCTAAGAATCGTTGACCCTAATAGCGGAGGCTGGGGCAATAACAACACCTCATCGCCTAAGCTTAATCAATTTGGCATGCCAACTCTTGAACTTACACCCGATGAAAAGGCCGACCTTGTGGCTTTCTTAAAAGCACTTAAGGACAACAAACTGCTTACCGACTCAAAATATTCAGACCCATTTAATTATTGA
- a CDS encoding outer membrane beta-barrel protein — translation MRVKLALIAFLIISAQAIAQTDEEQKPTHQIGVNASLFIKQFLSFNNTIAGISPYLVTYKYIDDNQGWRIGLGGSNTKTKNNTNSPTGLSSNSNMTIDTRLGYEWQKGLDKHWLLYFGVDAVYSYSKSRFTSSVLGGGFPQKQEEMISSIEGFSAGGGPILGIEFKINKRISLNAETTAYVTYGENRRREINTQFIGFERNEYSALSRVLVTVPTSIFFIINI, via the coding sequence ATGAGAGTTAAACTAGCACTTATTGCATTCCTTATAATCTCAGCACAGGCGATTGCCCAAACTGATGAAGAGCAGAAGCCTACACACCAAATAGGTGTAAATGCTTCACTTTTTATCAAACAATTCTTATCGTTTAACAACACAATAGCAGGAATCAGCCCTTATTTAGTAACCTATAAATACATCGATGACAATCAAGGCTGGCGTATAGGCTTAGGCGGTAGTAATACAAAAACAAAAAACAACACAAACAGCCCTACGGGTTTAAGCTCCAACTCAAACATGACTATCGATACCCGCTTGGGATACGAATGGCAAAAGGGCCTTGATAAACATTGGCTGCTATACTTCGGTGTTGATGCGGTGTATTCATACTCAAAATCGCGTTTTACAAGCTCCGTACTTGGAGGAGGCTTCCCTCAAAAGCAAGAAGAAATGATTTCAAGCATTGAAGGCTTTTCTGCCGGCGGCGGACCTATTTTAGGGATTGAGTTTAAAATAAACAAGCGAATAAGCCTGAACGCTGAAACTACAGCTTATGTAACTTATGGAGAGAACCGCAGGCGTGAAATAAACACACAGTTTATAGGGTTTGAGCGGAACGAATACAGTGCCCTCTCAAGGGTGCTTGTTACAGTGCCCACGTCCATATTTTTTATCATTAACATTTAG
- a CDS encoding TonB-dependent receptor plug domain-containing protein — protein sequence MKFIATVITLFCISVSLKAQTLIKGKVKDAETNEDLIGASIILKVAKTGVVSDLDGNFTLEVKQPLPVVIVVSFMGYLSQEIEVKNNKPLTIRLEPVVQTIGEVEITDMRITEKQKQAPLTVETLDQLSIKETPAANFYEGLSHLKGVDLTSASIGFKIINTRGFNSTSPVRSLQLIDGSDNQAPGLNFSLGNFLGASELDIQKVDLIVGASGAYYGPNAFNGVINMTTKSPFQHPGFMAQVKVGERSLHETAVRFAQVFKNKKGEEKFAYKFNFFYMGARDWEAENYEATPQSRSKTGNPGGWDAVNIYGDESYGTGQVSSPGLGTYHRTGYKETDLVDYNTKNAKLGVAAHYKLKKDIETIYTFNFGTGTTVYQGDNRFSLRDILFFQNKVEIRKENKFFFRIYATHENAGNSFDAFRTALIMQNNSKEDAKWGIDYANYWNQNIDKRVRALPGFPPFQSGDTTLQQRRQDFVQNNYRDSFVKWHNETSDFADSKNFFNTPRYEPGTPQYDSALRATISRKITEGGSLFFDKSALYHTQGEYKFTPKFAEITVGASARLYRPYSEGTIFSDTNGKRISNFEYGIYAGAEKKLAKEKLKINATVRVDKNQNFKHLVSPAVSFVYTEKQHVFRVSFASAIRNPTLTDQYFFLNVGRATLVGNLEGYKNLVTTDSYITYLNTLNRNNLQYFDVDPVKPERVKSAEVGYRTTINKNIFIDASYYYSIYNDFLGYKIGVDLEIDTNTNFPTRTDIYRVTTNSKDAVTTTGFSAGINYFYKSYLNFVGNYSWNILDRRGSTDPIIPAFNTPAHKFNIGVNGREISSKIGSLRIRNWGYGINYRWVQGFRFEGSPQFTGDVPTYDMVDVQANYVVSRIYTTFKLGANNVLNNKVIQVYGGPKIGRLIYFSATVDLQHWK from the coding sequence ATGAAGTTTATTGCTACCGTAATAACCCTTTTTTGTATTTCTGTTTCACTAAAAGCCCAAACGCTTATTAAGGGCAAAGTGAAAGATGCCGAGACTAATGAAGATTTGATAGGGGCATCTATTATACTTAAAGTGGCAAAAACCGGTGTTGTTTCTGACCTTGACGGTAACTTTACTTTAGAGGTAAAACAGCCGTTGCCCGTTGTTATAGTGGTGAGCTTTATGGGCTATTTATCTCAAGAAATTGAGGTTAAAAATAACAAGCCACTAACCATACGACTGGAGCCTGTTGTGCAAACAATAGGGGAGGTAGAAATAACCGACATGCGGATTACCGAAAAGCAAAAGCAAGCCCCGCTAACGGTTGAAACCCTCGATCAGTTATCCATTAAAGAAACTCCCGCTGCTAATTTTTACGAAGGACTTTCGCACTTAAAAGGGGTTGATTTAACCTCGGCCAGTATCGGGTTCAAAATTATTAACACACGCGGGTTCAACAGCACTTCGCCTGTACGTTCGCTGCAATTGATAGACGGTAGCGATAACCAAGCACCCGGTCTCAATTTTTCATTAGGTAATTTTTTGGGAGCCAGTGAGTTGGATATACAAAAGGTGGATTTGATAGTAGGCGCCAGCGGTGCATACTATGGTCCTAATGCTTTTAACGGGGTAATAAACATGACCACTAAAAGCCCCTTTCAGCACCCCGGTTTTATGGCACAGGTGAAGGTGGGAGAGCGCAGTTTGCATGAAACCGCAGTGCGCTTTGCTCAAGTATTTAAAAACAAAAAGGGCGAAGAGAAATTTGCCTATAAGTTTAACTTTTTCTACATGGGAGCCCGCGATTGGGAAGCCGAGAACTACGAGGCTACCCCTCAATCCCGCTCAAAAACAGGGAATCCCGGCGGATGGGATGCTGTAAATATTTACGGTGATGAATCATACGGAACAGGACAAGTGTCTTCGCCCGGTTTGGGTACCTACCATCGTACCGGTTACAAAGAAACTGACTTGGTAGATTACAACACCAAAAACGCTAAGTTGGGTGTGGCAGCGCACTATAAGCTCAAAAAAGATATTGAAACTATTTATACGTTTAACTTTGGTACAGGTACTACTGTGTATCAAGGGGATAACCGTTTTAGTTTGCGTGATATTTTGTTTTTTCAGAACAAGGTAGAGATACGCAAAGAGAACAAGTTCTTCTTTAGGATATATGCCACCCACGAAAATGCAGGTAATTCTTTCGATGCTTTCCGCACAGCACTTATCATGCAAAACAACTCAAAAGAAGACGCCAAGTGGGGGATTGATTATGCTAACTATTGGAACCAAAACATTGACAAACGGGTGAGGGCATTGCCCGGATTTCCGCCTTTCCAGTCAGGTGATACAACGTTGCAGCAGCGAAGGCAGGATTTTGTGCAAAACAACTACCGCGATTCGTTTGTGAAATGGCACAACGAAACCAGCGATTTTGCCGATTCTAAAAACTTCTTTAATACTCCCCGCTACGAGCCGGGTACACCCCAGTACGACTCAGCTTTGCGTGCCACCATCAGCCGTAAAATTACCGAAGGCGGGTCGTTGTTTTTTGATAAATCGGCTTTGTACCACACACAAGGTGAGTATAAATTTACCCCAAAGTTTGCTGAAATAACGGTAGGGGCCAGCGCACGGTTATACCGGCCATATTCTGAAGGAACCATATTTTCTGATACCAACGGCAAGCGTATCAGCAATTTTGAATACGGTATTTATGCCGGTGCTGAAAAGAAACTGGCCAAAGAAAAGCTAAAGATAAATGCCACGGTTAGGGTAGATAAAAATCAAAACTTTAAACACTTGGTTTCTCCTGCTGTTTCATTTGTTTATACTGAAAAGCAGCACGTTTTTCGTGTTTCATTTGCATCAGCTATTCGTAATCCAACGCTTACCGACCAGTATTTCTTCTTAAACGTAGGGCGTGCAACGTTGGTGGGCAACCTTGAAGGCTATAAAAACCTTGTTACAACTGATTCTTACATCACCTATCTGAATACTTTAAATCGCAATAACCTGCAATATTTTGATGTAGACCCTGTGAAACCTGAACGGGTTAAGTCGGCTGAGGTAGGTTACAGAACCACTATCAATAAAAACATCTTTATTGATGCCAGTTATTATTACAGCATTTACAACGACTTTTTGGGATATAAAATTGGGGTTGACTTAGAGATTGATACCAATACAAACTTCCCTACCCGTACTGATATTTACCGTGTAACTACCAACTCAAAGGATGCAGTTACAACAACAGGTTTCTCAGCGGGTATCAATTACTTTTATAAAAGCTACCTGAATTTTGTAGGGAACTATAGCTGGAATATACTTGATCGCCGAGGCAGCACCGACCCTATTATTCCTGCATTTAACACTCCAGCCCATAAGTTTAACATTGGTGTTAACGGGCGCGAGATAAGCAGCAAAATAGGCAGTTTGCGTATCCGAAACTGGGGCTACGGTATTAACTACCGTTGGGTGCAAGGCTTTAGGTTTGAAGGCTCGCCGCAGTTTACAGGCGATGTGCCTACGTATGATATGGTGGATGTGCAGGCCAACTACGTAGTATCAAGAATTTATACCACCTTTAAATTGGGAGCAAACAACGTACTTAATAACAAAGTGATACAAGTGTATGGCGGTCCTAAAATTGGCAGGCTGATATACTTTAGTGCCACCGTTGATTTGCAGCACTGGAAATAA